One genomic region from Saccharomyces cerevisiae S288C chromosome XI, complete sequence encodes:
- the URA1 gene encoding dihydroorotate dehydrogenase (Dihydroorotate dehydrogenase; catalyzes the fourth enzymatic step in the de novo biosynthesis of pyrimidines, converting dihydroorotic acid into orotic acid) yields MTASLTTKFLNNTYENPFMNASGVHCMTTQELDELANSKAGAFITKSATTLEREGNPEPRYISVPLGSINSMGLPNEGIDYYLSYVLNRQKNYPDAPAIFFSVAGMSIDENLNLLRKIQDSEFNGITELNLSCPNVPGKPQVAYDFDLTKETLEKVFAFFKKPLGVKLPPYFDFAHFDIMAKILNEFPLAYVNSINSIGNGLFIDVEKESVVVKPKNGFGGIGGEYVKPTALANVRAFYTRLRPEIKVIGTGGIKSGKDAFEHLLCGASMLQIGTELQKEGVKIFERIEKELKDIMEAKGYTSIDQFRGKLNSI; encoded by the coding sequence ATGACAGCCAGTTTAACTACCAAGTTCTTGAACAATACCTATGAAAACCCATTTATGAATGCATCCGGTGTTCATTGCATGACTACACAAGAATTAGATGAATTAGCAAACTCTAAAGCTGGCGCATTCATTACAAAGAGTGCTACAACCTTAGAAAGAGAAGGTAACCCTGAACCACGTTACATTTCTGTCCCTCTAGGCAGTATCAACTCCATGGGTTTACCAAACGAAGGTATCGACTACTATTTGTCCTATGTATTAAACCGTCAAAAGAATTATCCTGATGCACCTgctattttcttctcaGTTGCTGGTATGAgcattgatgaaaatttaaatttgtTGAGGAAAATCCAAGATAGCGAATTCAACGGTATTACCGAGTTAAACTTGTCTTGTCCTAATGTGCCTGGGAAACCACAAGTTGCTTATGACTTTGACTTGACAAAGGAAACCTTGGAAAAGgtttttgcctttttcaaaaaaccTCTTGGTGTCAAGTTGCCTCcttattttgattttgcCCATTTTGATATCATGGCAAAAATATTGAACGAGTTCCCATTAGCTTATGTCAACTCTATCAATAGTATAGGAAATGGTCTTTTCATTGATGTGGAGAAGGAGAGTGTAGTAGTGAAGCCAAAGAATGGTTTCGGGGGTATTGGAGGTGAATATGTTAAGCCAACCGCGCTCGCCAATGTTCGTGCATTTTACACTCGTTTGAGACCTGAAATCAAAGTTATCGGTACAGGTGGAATTAAGTCCGGTAAGGATGCATTTGAACATCTTCTATGTGGTGCCTCTATGCTACAGATTGGTACAGAATTACAAAAAGAGGGCGTCAAGATTTTTGAACGTATcgaaaaagaattaaaagaCATAATGGAAGCTAAGGGTTATACATCCATAGATCAGTTCCGTGGGAAGTTGAACAGCATTTAA